From the Phorcysia thermohydrogeniphila genome, the window AATATGGTCAACGGATATCCCGTAGTCAAATCCAAGCAGGTGGTAGTGGGAAGCCGCCTTTTCAACAGAAAGGGGAGGACGTTTTTCATTTACGTAAGTAAAAGCTCCACAGTCGCCAAGAACTGGAAGTTTACCCTTTGTCCTTAAGTAATCCTTTATGTTTGAAAAGCCCCTTATTTTCGGTTTTCCGTTTTCTTTTATGAGCTTTAGTTTCAGCTCAAACATTCCAAGGCTAACCAAGACTCCATCGTAGGGAGGAGGGGAGTATATTTCGTGGGCAAAGATGGAGTTTTCGTATCCCCCGCTGTAGCTGTCTGTTAAGGGGTCAAAGTCCTTATGAACCCAGTCTTCCCAGTAAGGCAGAAAGAATTTCATCGGCCAATTATAGCACCTTGGGACAGTCAAACCTGAAGTCGCACTGCTTGCAGGTTTCCTCGTCTATTTCGGCAGGGAGCTCCCAGCTGTTCGTCTCCCGAGATTTTTCTATCCTCTCTACTATTCGTTTAAACTCAGAGATAAACTCCTTAACTTCCCTCACAGTCTCTTCTTTCTCAAAGTCAACAACGTAAATGGCGCTCTCTGGCCTTTTTTCACAGTTAAGGAGCTCATTCATAAAGTAGAGAACCGCCCTCTTTGGAAACTCCCCACTCCTTTCTTTAAAGAGGTAACCGTAGACGAACATCTGCTTTCTGTACCTTTCAAGCTTTTCCCTTCCAAAAGGTTTCCTCTCGTCCGGCCTTCTCATTCCCTTGTAGTCCCATATCTCAAGCGCCTCTCCATCCCTCTTTAAGACGTCAACTATCCCGTAGAGGATGAAGTTATCAAGCTCCTTTATTAGTTGGAGCTCTGCCTCAAGAACCGAACTAAAGAAATTCTTTCCCTCAATCCTGCAGAACTTTTTTAAAACAGAAAGGGCACTTTCTCTTGCCTTCTCACTTGAAGCCCTTACACCTTCAGCTTCCATTGCACTTTCTATTCTGTGAAAAATCTCCTCTATTACCTTTTCATCGGGAACTTCCCCGTTTTTTAGAAAGTAAAGGTGAGCTCTCTTTAAAAATCTGTGAATGATGCTACCGTACCACTCTTGAGTAGGGTTTGAGGGTGCGTAACCCAAGAACTTGTAAAAGCCGTACTGCCTCGGAC encodes:
- a CDS encoding PD-(D/E)XK nuclease family protein, with translation MDIEKLVEGLERFSLHLGSPLTSSRKKLKRRYSITGDIISYSICPRQYGFYKFLGYAPSNPTQEWYGSIIHRFLKRAHLYFLKNGEVPDEKVIEEIFHRIESAMEAEGVRASSEKARESALSVLKKFCRIEGKNFFSSVLEAELQLIKELDNFILYGIVDVLKRDGEALEIWDYKGMRRPDERKPFGREKLERYRKQMFVYGYLFKERSGEFPKRAVLYFMNELLNCEKRPESAIYVVDFEKEETVREVKEFISEFKRIVERIEKSRETNSWELPAEIDEETCKQCDFRFDCPKVL